A window from Moritella yayanosii encodes these proteins:
- the malT gene encoding HTH-type transcriptional regulator MalT — translation MWITSKLNRPTRLHNSISRTRILDHLQDAAFNKLVLFRSPAGYGKTTMAAQWLKDHSQVGWFNIDETDNDTFRFVNYFIQAINKVTEQACINSQALAERRQYSSLPNLFSELFAELANYQSEFYLVLDDYHCINNDEIHEGLRFFLKYMPANCTLVVTSRTLPPLNTANLRIRDLLIELDSELLAFDDQEVAQFFEQRIGCSMSDAEIQTLQQKIEGWPSALQLIALQVKQKQHSVAESTEWISQIKQSHLWDYLAEEVFDLLDKPLQVFLMQCSVFTIFNTSLITDFFDDEAANNLLESLDKHGLFLHSLEGEQHWYRFHNLFADFLKHQRHTKLAQSSKQLHKDAARAWLKHDNPQQALFHAQRAKDNTLTADILLAHGWRMFNQGELANLETTISLLQPDTLYQSPHLPLLRAWLAQSQHNYDQVGDLLAQALIELKQRNIELTLAQKGEFNALRAQVAMNQNNPELALQLAENALEQLDPGNYRSRIVATSVIAEVNHVLGHLGRALSMMQQAERMARQYHVYPQALWALLQQSEILIAQGHIQSAFELLDNADQLADKQHLQQLPLYEFLQRIRSQIYWRWNHLDLAEEFAHKGLNVLPKYCQSKYLQSYAILARVHIARGELDKAGRYIDLCGELIEQSDYHADWVANANFSQLLYWQAKGMNSEVEQWLQQSQPVADNACNHFTQSHGRNLARAYMLTENYTQARQILDHLQQAAMRHQLVFEQQKNATLEAVLYGLSGEQTQALDKLQTALTLANTTSSICDFLIDAKVIAELLNSLLKQGGMAELERYRAEKLLAEMSIKRHNRTVYFDKDFVHKLLNNHEVPELIRTSPLTHREWQVLGLIYSRYSNEQISIELDVASTTIKTHIRNLYQKLNIANRREAIETAENLLKMIGY, via the coding sequence ATGTGGATAACATCAAAATTAAATCGCCCAACTCGCTTACACAATTCAATTTCCCGCACTCGGATTTTAGATCATCTCCAAGATGCGGCGTTTAATAAATTAGTCTTATTTCGTTCGCCTGCGGGTTATGGAAAAACCACCATGGCAGCGCAATGGCTCAAAGACCACAGCCAGGTAGGTTGGTTTAATATCGATGAAACCGATAACGATACGTTTCGCTTTGTGAACTATTTTATTCAAGCGATCAACAAAGTCACTGAGCAAGCCTGTATCAATTCGCAAGCACTGGCCGAACGTCGCCAATATAGCTCGCTGCCTAATTTATTTAGTGAGTTGTTTGCCGAGTTGGCGAACTACCAAAGTGAATTTTATCTGGTATTAGATGACTATCACTGTATTAATAATGACGAGATCCATGAAGGGTTACGTTTCTTTCTTAAATACATGCCAGCAAACTGCACCTTAGTCGTTACTAGTCGTACTTTACCGCCGCTCAATACCGCTAACTTGCGTATTCGCGATCTACTTATTGAACTCGACAGTGAATTGTTAGCGTTTGATGACCAAGAAGTAGCGCAATTTTTTGAACAACGCATTGGCTGTAGTATGAGCGATGCCGAGATCCAAACATTACAACAAAAAATCGAAGGCTGGCCATCGGCATTACAATTAATCGCCTTACAAGTAAAACAGAAACAGCACAGTGTCGCAGAATCGACAGAATGGATCTCGCAGATCAAGCAATCTCATCTTTGGGATTATTTGGCCGAAGAAGTATTTGATTTGTTAGATAAACCATTACAAGTGTTTTTAATGCAATGCTCGGTGTTTACCATTTTCAATACCAGCTTGATCACCGATTTTTTTGATGATGAAGCGGCAAATAACTTATTAGAATCATTAGATAAACACGGGTTGTTCCTACATTCGCTCGAAGGAGAGCAACACTGGTATCGATTCCACAATCTGTTTGCTGATTTTTTGAAACACCAACGCCACACCAAGCTTGCGCAGTCGAGTAAGCAATTACATAAAGATGCGGCGCGCGCTTGGTTAAAACATGATAATCCCCAACAAGCCTTGTTCCATGCCCAACGCGCCAAAGACAATACGTTAACCGCCGATATCTTATTAGCACACGGTTGGCGCATGTTTAATCAGGGTGAACTAGCAAACTTAGAAACCACTATTAGTCTGTTGCAACCAGATACCTTATACCAAAGCCCTCACCTACCGTTATTACGCGCTTGGTTAGCCCAAAGCCAGCACAATTATGATCAAGTCGGTGATTTACTGGCGCAAGCATTAATCGAATTAAAACAACGTAATATCGAGTTAACCTTGGCGCAAAAAGGCGAATTCAACGCCCTGCGTGCGCAAGTGGCAATGAATCAAAACAATCCGGAACTGGCCTTACAATTGGCTGAAAATGCCTTAGAACAGTTAGACCCCGGTAATTATCGCAGTCGAATTGTCGCCACGTCGGTGATCGCTGAAGTCAACCATGTACTCGGTCATTTAGGTCGCGCATTATCCATGATGCAACAAGCAGAACGCATGGCGCGTCAATACCATGTTTATCCACAAGCACTTTGGGCCCTGTTACAACAAAGTGAGATATTGATTGCCCAAGGTCATATCCAATCGGCGTTCGAATTACTCGACAATGCCGACCAACTGGCAGATAAACAGCACTTACAACAGTTACCGTTATATGAGTTTTTACAACGGATCCGCAGCCAGATCTATTGGCGTTGGAATCACCTGGATCTTGCTGAGGAATTCGCCCATAAAGGCTTAAATGTACTGCCGAAATATTGCCAATCTAAATATTTACAATCGTATGCCATCTTAGCGCGGGTACATATTGCCCGTGGTGAACTGGATAAAGCCGGTCGTTATATAGATCTGTGTGGAGAGCTTATCGAGCAATCAGATTATCATGCCGACTGGGTAGCCAATGCTAACTTTTCGCAATTGTTATACTGGCAAGCAAAGGGAATGAATAGTGAGGTTGAACAATGGCTGCAGCAAAGTCAGCCGGTCGCAGACAATGCGTGTAATCACTTTACCCAGAGTCACGGTCGAAATTTGGCGCGGGCTTACATGCTAACGGAGAACTACACACAAGCACGCCAGATCTTAGACCATTTACAGCAAGCGGCAATGCGCCATCAACTGGTCTTCGAACAACAAAAAAATGCCACCTTGGAAGCCGTACTCTACGGCCTATCAGGTGAGCAAACCCAAGCATTAGACAAGTTACAAACCGCACTGACATTGGCCAATACCACCAGCTCAATTTGTGATTTCTTGATTGACGCCAAAGTGATTGCTGAATTGCTTAACAGCTTATTAAAACAAGGTGGTATGGCGGAGTTAGAACGTTATCGCGCTGAAAAACTACTGGCTGAAATGTCGATAAAACGTCACAACCGCACGGTTTATTTTGATAAAGACTTTGTGCATAAACTGTTGAACAACCACGAGGTACCAGAGCTGATCCGAACCAGCCCACTGACGCATCGTGAATGGCAAGTACTGGGCTTGATTTACTCGCGTTACAGCAATGAACAGATCTCGATAGAGTTAGATGTCGCGTCAACCACCATCAAAACTCATATTCGTAATCTTTATCAGAAATTGAATATTGCTAATCGTAGAGAGGCGATTGAAACTGCAGAGAACTTATTGAAGATGATAGGTTATTAA
- a CDS encoding amylo-alpha-1,6-glucosidase, which translates to MNDLVSAPYIEQLYVKGTFNGWGDDSPMSFVGEGRYQAVICLSADQHSFKISDQQGSEALTLSADKQKSTVCYLDNNQALVPAKGIGNDLLFTAPETGLYTISLLIQGSSADDASTLSHQLIITAGGEDLGAELNRELISAQFNKIPAVSKPLNAKPAPVLSPNALFEQLAIRVEDSASFAFGDNVDGFYEGTTQRFVVAGKYRHKQGWYLGSFGSFVNNVINDKAAAPIADIYPYGVTHHYDNQSSDTLMLLSQQRGAALSVRSAKPSMLMIAPQLNLAINASTVTEFAQGVVYALDPALRQDNTPSYIAISANKPFSFKETVFADHPALNEHMHLNSNHVKPVIETVHAETDFTVYLAFAESEQAAIDQATSLLEKDGYTSHIQQTYDMLTNSYLWTSDIEYNRALMWAKASGKVFVSNEFGKGIWAGLPWFKDCWGRDSFIALPGITLVNGDFSDAKAIIDNFASMQLTDVSSMNYGRIPNRVTSLSNIIYNTTDGTPWMVRELWDYLRYSGDEAYAQAVYPVVQTYIDGIEKNYLDEFGFMTHRDPDTWMDAKLEGKLPWSSRGNRANDIQVLWFTSLMVAVELAKLNDDEASATHYLMMADKVQASFQSMFWDQDKGLLADRLKSDNSGDFQIRPNQLMTISVPFDKPLVDDSIGAQIVKNAVSELLFPWGITSLSQHDAMFHPYHDNRDEYHKDAAYHNGTVWGWNSGFTVSSLIRYGYADFAYELSKNLAEQVLYIGHRGAMSENLDAFTNKEGEITTTGTYAQAWSVSEFTRNGYQDYLGFLPELMRNAITFSPCLPAQWQMFDADVAFGQSNGLKVTFCRPENAIQRYQLCYRESTTVVLELTLTAADHAKYQVVLPMSEGGAVVEFNTQTAVVSLNGIEVAAKRVQESYTDKIGVLAFSKPDLSLEFPMLQGQHVLQQQVEACNYVSVVD; encoded by the coding sequence ATGAACGATTTAGTTTCAGCTCCTTATATTGAACAGTTGTACGTCAAGGGCACCTTTAATGGCTGGGGGGATGATTCGCCGATGTCTTTCGTAGGTGAAGGTCGGTATCAAGCGGTTATCTGTTTATCGGCCGATCAGCACAGTTTCAAAATATCTGATCAACAAGGTAGTGAAGCGTTGACTTTATCTGCGGATAAACAAAAATCCACAGTTTGTTATCTGGATAATAATCAGGCATTAGTTCCGGCTAAAGGAATTGGTAATGACTTGCTGTTTACTGCGCCTGAAACGGGGCTGTATACTATTAGTCTGCTGATTCAGGGATCTTCTGCTGATGACGCATCAACGTTATCTCATCAGTTAATCATTACTGCTGGTGGTGAGGACCTTGGCGCCGAGCTGAATCGCGAGTTAATCAGTGCTCAGTTCAATAAAATCCCTGCTGTGAGTAAGCCACTTAACGCAAAGCCAGCCCCGGTATTATCCCCGAATGCGCTGTTTGAACAATTGGCTATTCGAGTTGAAGATAGCGCTTCTTTTGCATTTGGCGATAACGTCGATGGTTTTTATGAAGGGACGACTCAGCGCTTTGTCGTGGCGGGGAAATACCGTCATAAACAAGGGTGGTATCTAGGCTCGTTTGGATCGTTTGTCAATAATGTGATTAACGATAAAGCAGCAGCGCCTATTGCCGATATTTACCCATACGGGGTAACACACCACTACGATAATCAGAGTTCAGATACACTCATGTTGCTTTCACAACAACGTGGTGCTGCGTTATCCGTACGTTCGGCTAAACCCTCTATGCTTATGATTGCACCGCAACTAAATTTAGCCATTAATGCATCAACAGTGACTGAATTTGCACAGGGTGTTGTCTATGCGTTAGATCCTGCATTACGTCAAGACAATACGCCAAGTTATATTGCGATTTCAGCTAATAAGCCGTTTAGTTTTAAAGAGACCGTGTTTGCTGATCACCCAGCTCTTAATGAGCATATGCATTTAAACAGTAATCACGTAAAACCCGTGATTGAAACCGTGCATGCAGAAACCGATTTTACAGTTTATTTGGCCTTTGCAGAATCAGAACAAGCGGCCATAGATCAAGCAACGAGTTTGTTAGAGAAAGATGGCTACACCTCACATATTCAACAAACGTACGATATGCTGACCAATAGTTATTTATGGACGTCAGATATCGAATATAACCGTGCATTAATGTGGGCTAAAGCGTCGGGCAAAGTGTTTGTTTCAAATGAGTTTGGCAAAGGGATCTGGGCAGGTTTACCGTGGTTTAAAGACTGCTGGGGACGAGACTCGTTCATTGCTTTGCCGGGTATCACCTTAGTTAATGGTGATTTCAGCGACGCTAAAGCCATTATTGATAACTTTGCATCGATGCAATTAACCGATGTCAGCAGCATGAATTATGGTCGTATTCCGAATCGAGTAACCAGCCTCAGTAATATCATCTATAACACCACCGATGGTACGCCGTGGATGGTACGGGAACTTTGGGATTATCTGCGTTACAGCGGTGATGAAGCCTACGCACAAGCTGTTTATCCCGTGGTACAAACGTATATTGATGGTATCGAAAAAAACTATCTTGATGAGTTCGGTTTCATGACTCATCGTGATCCTGATACTTGGATGGATGCCAAGCTGGAAGGTAAGTTACCTTGGTCATCGCGTGGTAATCGTGCTAATGATATTCAGGTATTATGGTTTACCAGCTTGATGGTGGCTGTGGAGCTGGCTAAATTAAATGACGATGAGGCGAGCGCAACGCATTACCTCATGATGGCAGATAAGGTACAAGCTAGCTTCCAATCTATGTTCTGGGATCAAGATAAAGGTTTACTCGCGGATCGATTAAAAAGCGATAATAGTGGTGATTTTCAGATCCGACCAAACCAGTTAATGACCATCAGTGTACCTTTTGATAAGCCATTAGTTGATGACAGTATTGGCGCTCAGATAGTCAAAAATGCAGTGAGTGAATTATTGTTTCCATGGGGGATCACGTCACTGTCACAGCATGATGCTATGTTCCACCCTTATCATGATAATCGTGATGAGTATCATAAAGATGCGGCGTATCATAACGGTACTGTTTGGGGGTGGAATTCAGGCTTTACGGTGTCCAGTTTAATCCGATACGGTTATGCTGATTTTGCCTATGAACTGAGCAAGAACTTAGCAGAACAAGTGCTTTATATAGGCCACCGAGGTGCGATGAGTGAGAACTTGGATGCGTTTACTAACAAGGAGGGTGAGATAACGACAACAGGTACCTATGCGCAAGCATGGTCAGTGTCAGAGTTTACCCGTAATGGTTATCAAGATTACTTAGGTTTTCTCCCTGAATTAATGCGTAATGCAATCACTTTTTCACCCTGTTTACCAGCTCAATGGCAAATGTTTGATGCTGATGTTGCATTTGGTCAATCTAACGGACTCAAAGTGACGTTTTGTCGCCCTGAAAATGCAATTCAACGCTACCAACTTTGTTATCGTGAGTCAACAACCGTTGTGCTGGAGCTAACGCTAACGGCCGCTGATCACGCGAAATACCAAGTGGTATTACCGATGTCGGAAGGGGGCGCAGTAGTTGAGTTTAATACTCAAACCGCGGTTGTGTCTCTGAATGGTATTGAAGTGGCCGCGAAGCGTGTGCAGGAAAGTTATACTGATAAAATAGGAGTATTAGCGTTTTCAAAACCGGATCTGTCGCTTGAATTCCCAATGCTTCAAGGTCAGCATGTATTACAACAGCAGGTTGAAGCATGTAACTACGTAAGTGTTGTTGATTAA
- the malE gene encoding maltose/maltodextrin ABC transporter substrate-binding protein MalE, whose amino-acid sequence MKRVLKTLTVCSLTSLMAFPFAASAMQEGEILIWINGDKSYEGLAEIGRQFEADTGVKVNVQHPDSLEAKFQQVAATGGGPDIVFWDHDRFGGYAKAGVLVEINPDKEFKNKLVDFSWDAVTYDGKLVGYPIALETPSLIYNKDLLPEPPRTWEEIAAIDKKMRSEGKRAIMWDVKNAYFTWPLISANGGYAFKKIDTGFDGKQIGVNSKAGIEGLQFLVDLVKQDVISPDMDYAVSEAEFNKGHVAMTINGSWSWSNIEKSNINYGVAVLPILNSGASNPFVGVLSAGINAASPNKDLSVEFLDNYLITENGLKTMNDDKPLGAVTLKTFQQVLAKDSRIAATMTNAEAIENAILGRQTVKEALV is encoded by the coding sequence ATGAAACGTGTACTGAAAACGCTGACTGTTTGTAGCCTTACCTCTCTAATGGCTTTCCCTTTTGCGGCATCTGCAATGCAAGAGGGCGAAATTCTTATTTGGATTAATGGCGACAAAAGCTATGAAGGTTTAGCTGAAATTGGCCGACAGTTTGAAGCAGATACCGGGGTGAAAGTGAATGTTCAACACCCTGATTCTCTTGAAGCTAAATTTCAACAAGTTGCGGCAACAGGTGGTGGTCCTGATATTGTTTTTTGGGATCATGACCGTTTTGGTGGTTATGCGAAAGCAGGCGTATTGGTTGAAATCAATCCGGACAAAGAGTTCAAAAATAAGTTGGTTGATTTTAGTTGGGATGCAGTGACTTATGACGGTAAGTTAGTGGGTTATCCGATCGCGTTGGAAACACCATCATTAATTTATAACAAAGATTTATTGCCTGAACCGCCACGTACCTGGGAAGAGATTGCTGCTATAGACAAGAAAATGCGTAGCGAAGGCAAGAGAGCCATTATGTGGGATGTGAAGAATGCATACTTCACGTGGCCACTCATCTCTGCCAACGGTGGTTATGCCTTTAAGAAAATAGACACTGGCTTTGATGGCAAACAAATTGGTGTGAACAGTAAGGCGGGTATCGAAGGTCTTCAGTTCTTAGTTGATTTAGTCAAGCAAGATGTCATTTCACCAGACATGGATTATGCCGTGTCAGAAGCCGAATTCAATAAAGGTCATGTTGCGATGACTATTAATGGTTCGTGGTCGTGGTCAAACATTGAAAAATCAAACATCAATTATGGGGTAGCGGTACTGCCAATCCTAAACAGCGGCGCCTCAAATCCGTTCGTAGGGGTACTCAGTGCGGGTATTAACGCCGCAAGTCCAAATAAAGATCTATCTGTTGAGTTTCTGGATAATTACTTGATCACAGAGAATGGTCTCAAGACGATGAATGATGATAAACCGTTGGGTGCAGTTACATTGAAGACGTTCCAACAGGTTTTGGCGAAAGATAGCCGTATTGCTGCCACGATGACCAACGCCGAGGCGATTGAAAACGCGATACTAGGCCGTCAGACAGTGAAAGAAGCGTTGGTATAG
- a CDS encoding MalM family protein, with protein MKIIKTTLVAFLAASLIGCAVSPTAGTTKDVVVTAPVCCNAYSEFSWVPMQGNQIDFAIDDYSQVGEFPEGKSYFAAFALPANVQRMQVDLKSWMRSTGVLAPKVILLNSNFEPVETIELNDFDVKMGGIFSLASYQYRVEMDQTTTPYMVVYSPQEYRKGEIQIPHPERLRAEDLGLARPMVIDPVIQHQKFGSLELGLKPLNLRSYRANEVAAAAAPLVQKATVNNAASAKMLPETEAFYNTQIKAAVGKNDMHKALQLLDEAKRAGSSSAESTFVELIKK; from the coding sequence ATGAAAATAATTAAAACCACACTTGTAGCATTTTTGGCAGCAAGTCTGATTGGCTGTGCGGTATCCCCGACAGCAGGAACAACAAAAGACGTCGTCGTAACGGCTCCTGTTTGCTGCAATGCCTATAGCGAATTCTCATGGGTACCGATGCAGGGCAATCAAATTGATTTTGCTATTGATGACTATTCTCAAGTCGGAGAATTCCCTGAAGGGAAAAGCTATTTCGCCGCTTTTGCTTTACCTGCGAACGTCCAACGTATGCAGGTTGATTTAAAAAGTTGGATGAGATCAACGGGTGTTTTGGCACCTAAGGTTATATTGCTAAACTCAAATTTTGAGCCGGTAGAAACGATCGAATTGAATGATTTTGATGTTAAAATGGGTGGTATTTTTAGCCTGGCCAGTTATCAGTATCGTGTTGAAATGGATCAGACAACCACACCATATATGGTGGTTTACTCACCGCAGGAGTATCGCAAAGGCGAAATCCAGATCCCACACCCTGAGCGTCTTCGTGCAGAAGATCTTGGCTTAGCCAGACCGATGGTCATCGATCCGGTGATCCAGCATCAGAAGTTTGGTTCTTTGGAATTAGGCCTTAAACCGTTAAATCTACGTTCTTACCGTGCGAATGAAGTTGCAGCCGCTGCTGCGCCATTGGTACAGAAAGCGACTGTAAATAACGCAGCTAGTGCAAAAATGCTGCCGGAAACGGAAGCTTTCTATAACACGCAAATCAAAGCGGCTGTAGGGAAGAATGACATGCACAAAGCACTTCAGTTGCTAGACGAAGCGAAGCGTGCTGGTTCAAGCTCTGCAGAATCTACCTTTGTTGAATTAATTAAAAAGTGA
- a CDS encoding carbohydrate porin: MTHKLLPVAAAILVALTSYNVAAESGTDVLTDGWEVHGYGSMNLRMADGETVHEEMGKPDYHSAGTSGQSTNQVELTIKKHTEHQNGVWSDFVVRSEYGNGNSFAYSSSGSQKNNTRAQFEVKESFVEIGGLSYLGEDTSIWGGQRFLNRSAGLISGEFWNQTSGVGAGIQTKLGGNTAGFAFVVADTSSDINGDVNELGKRSTLSSYNFYYHGVEALGGSLNFDLKYMEQANQEDKLSGGLTSAENGIGGAITYNRDYYGLDGWTQTGIAYGKGIASNRGVNFGDWSGDFSEDSTGLFITSYGVLNISENLQLGTEFVYFANDEFYGQKNIERIMFAARPSYKINDNLRLELTGSVSSEKLDDGAAWGRKDDNTYYMLEVASVFTVNADYFGRPQIKPYVTYYNTDKESAGGIKLAAGESSEIVVGVHTEIWF; the protein is encoded by the coding sequence ATGACACACAAGCTTTTACCCGTAGCAGCGGCGATACTTGTAGCACTAACTTCTTATAACGTAGCAGCTGAATCTGGTACCGATGTCTTGACCGATGGTTGGGAAGTACACGGTTACGGTTCAATGAATCTTCGTATGGCTGATGGCGAAACAGTACATGAAGAAATGGGTAAGCCGGATTATCATTCAGCAGGTACTTCTGGTCAAAGTACTAACCAGGTTGAACTTACTATCAAGAAACATACTGAACACCAAAATGGAGTATGGTCTGATTTCGTCGTACGTTCTGAATACGGTAACGGTAACTCTTTTGCGTACTCTTCATCAGGTAGTCAAAAAAATAACACTAGAGCTCAATTTGAAGTTAAAGAGTCTTTCGTAGAGATTGGTGGTTTATCATATCTAGGTGAAGATACATCAATTTGGGGCGGTCAACGTTTCCTCAATCGTTCAGCTGGATTGATATCGGGTGAATTTTGGAATCAGACTTCAGGTGTAGGTGCTGGTATCCAAACTAAGTTGGGCGGTAATACTGCAGGTTTTGCGTTTGTAGTTGCTGATACAAGTAGTGATATTAACGGTGACGTTAATGAACTAGGTAAGCGTAGTACTCTATCTTCTTATAACTTCTATTATCACGGTGTTGAGGCGCTGGGTGGTAGCTTGAACTTTGACCTTAAGTACATGGAGCAAGCTAACCAAGAAGACAAGTTGTCTGGTGGTTTGACATCAGCAGAAAATGGTATTGGTGGTGCGATCACTTATAACCGTGACTACTACGGTTTAGATGGCTGGACGCAAACAGGTATTGCATATGGTAAAGGTATTGCTTCGAACCGTGGTGTAAACTTCGGTGATTGGAGTGGCGATTTCAGTGAAGACTCTACGGGCCTGTTTATTACCTCTTATGGTGTATTAAATATCTCTGAGAACCTACAACTAGGTACGGAATTTGTGTATTTCGCAAACGATGAGTTCTACGGTCAGAAAAATATTGAGCGTATCATGTTTGCTGCACGCCCATCATATAAAATCAATGACAATCTACGTCTAGAGCTAACTGGCTCTGTATCGTCAGAGAAGTTGGATGATGGCGCTGCATGGGGTCGTAAAGACGACAATACATACTACATGCTAGAAGTAGCATCAGTATTTACTGTAAATGCGGATTACTTCGGACGTCCACAAATTAAACCATACGTAACTTACTACAACACTGATAAAGAAAGTGCTGGTGGTATTAAGCTAGCAGCTGGTGAAAGCAGCGAAATAGTTGTTGGTGTTCACACTGAAATCTGGTTCTAA
- a CDS encoding glycoside hydrolase family 13 protein produces the protein MKMTPKWWHDAVVYQIYPRSFCDSNNDGMGDLQGIISKLDYLKALGVNVIWLSPVYRSPMDDNGYDISDYQDIAAEFGSMEDMLQLLADAKQRDIRIIMDLVVNHTSDEHLWFTEARKSKDNPYRDYYIWRQPKEDGSVPDDQGSVFGGGAWEWDDNTGEYYFHLFSKRQPDLNWENPKVQEEVHKMMNWWIDRGIGGFRLDVIDLIGKEIDKKITGNGPRLHPLLQEMNRATFGDKDLLTVGETWDATPEMAKLYSDPARNEFSMVFQFEHISLTWKHGDKWNPIALDLPEFKRVLTKWQIELADEGWNSLFWNNHDLPRAVSKFGDDKQYRVESAKMLATTLHMMKGTPYVYQGEEIGMTNVAFDSIDDYRDIETLNFYKERTENGVAPETMLAAVHENSRDNGRTPMQWSNTDNAGFSTSQPWLQVNPNYPEINVDAALEDQNSIFYHYQKLIKLRKSLPVIVYGTFEPVFEEHEQVFGYVRSDEQHRLFVLNNFTASNVTVAVPESLQTAQAECIIFNYESHQQLSNTVTLKPYESFAVLFSA, from the coding sequence ATGAAAATGACCCCAAAGTGGTGGCACGATGCAGTTGTCTACCAGATTTATCCACGCAGCTTTTGTGATTCTAATAATGATGGCATGGGTGATCTGCAAGGTATTATCAGTAAGCTGGATTACCTGAAAGCCTTAGGTGTCAACGTGATTTGGTTATCGCCTGTTTACCGTTCACCAATGGATGATAACGGCTATGATATTTCTGACTATCAAGATATCGCCGCAGAATTTGGCTCGATGGAAGATATGCTGCAGTTGCTTGCCGATGCCAAGCAACGTGATATCCGTATTATCATGGATTTGGTGGTTAACCATACTTCCGATGAACACCTCTGGTTTACAGAAGCGCGCAAGTCGAAAGATAACCCATATCGTGACTACTATATTTGGCGCCAGCCAAAAGAAGATGGTTCTGTACCGGATGACCAAGGCTCGGTGTTTGGTGGCGGAGCTTGGGAGTGGGATGACAACACGGGTGAATATTATTTCCACCTTTTCTCTAAGAGGCAGCCTGATTTGAACTGGGAGAACCCGAAAGTTCAAGAAGAAGTGCATAAGATGATGAACTGGTGGATCGATCGAGGTATTGGTGGATTCCGTCTTGATGTTATCGATCTTATTGGTAAGGAAATTGATAAGAAAATCACAGGTAATGGACCTCGTTTACATCCGCTACTACAAGAAATGAATCGCGCGACTTTCGGTGATAAAGATCTGCTCACGGTCGGTGAAACGTGGGATGCGACCCCTGAAATGGCCAAGTTGTACAGTGATCCTGCACGTAATGAATTTTCAATGGTGTTCCAATTTGAGCACATTTCCTTGACGTGGAAGCACGGTGATAAGTGGAACCCGATTGCGCTTGACCTACCTGAATTCAAGCGCGTGCTAACTAAGTGGCAGATAGAGCTGGCAGATGAGGGCTGGAATTCCCTATTCTGGAATAATCATGATCTCCCTCGTGCCGTGTCGAAGTTTGGTGATGATAAGCAGTATCGTGTTGAATCGGCAAAAATGCTGGCGACAACGCTGCACATGATGAAAGGCACGCCGTATGTTTATCAGGGCGAAGAGATCGGCATGACGAATGTCGCGTTCGACAGTATTGATGACTATCGGGATATTGAAACCCTGAATTTCTATAAAGAACGTACCGAAAATGGCGTTGCGCCTGAAACTATGCTGGCTGCTGTTCATGAAAATAGTCGTGATAACGGTCGTACGCCAATGCAGTGGAGCAATACGGATAACGCAGGTTTCTCAACGAGCCAGCCTTGGTTGCAGGTTAACCCTAATTACCCTGAGATCAACGTGGATGCGGCGCTGGAAGATCAGAATTCTATTTTTTATCACTACCAGAAGCTGATTAAGTTACGTAAGTCATTACCTGTGATTGTATACGGCACTTTTGAGCCGGTATTTGAAGAACATGAGCAGGTATTTGGTTATGTCCGCTCAGATGAACAGCATCGTCTGTTTGTACTGAATAACTTTACTGCCAGCAACGTCACAGTTGCTGTGCCGGAGTCACTTCAGACCGCGCAAGCTGAATGCATTATTTTCAACTATGAGTCACATCAGCAGCTAAGTAATACGGTAACCCTGAAACCTTACGAGTCTTTTGCTGTATTGTTTTCGGCGTAA